The Penicillium oxalicum strain HP7-1 chromosome IV, whole genome shotgun sequence genome contains a region encoding:
- a CDS encoding Eukaryotic translation initiation factor 3 subunit H, with amino-acid sequence MAETQAPFAAVKVEALVVMKIIKHCSQTFPTTATGSLVGMDVDGTLEVTNSFPFPVVEMPTESHFDNAAPNPAAAAPRAKSNVGYQAEMVRMLREVNVDANNAGWYTSANMGNFVNMNVIENQFFYQKELNERTVALVHDVSRSAQGSLSLRAFRLSAKFMEAFKDNKFTSEEYVKKLSLYLAANHFALQKSTLRHQDIFEELPVQIHNSHLITSYIHQLQSPAASAPTDLPASLSALEAGPFSKHNTLTPNFDNLSLNVDPFLEKNCNLLLDSIESHNTEVNNYQYYQRVLGREQQKINNWKQKRAQENATRATLKQPLLPEDEWQRLFKLPAEPSRLESMLNTRQVEQFSRQVDSFVSSTTGKMFAVKGNLLPGETA; translated from the exons ATGGCGGA AACACAAGCCCCCTTCGCGGCCGTCAAGGTCGAGGCTTTG GTGGTGATGAAAATCATCAAGCACTGCTCCCAGACTTTCCCGACTACCGCGACCGGTTCTCTCGTTGGTATGGACGTCGATGGTACCCTGGAGGTCACCAACTCTTTCCCGTTCCCCGTTGTCGAGATGCCCACCGAGTCGCACTTTGACAACGCCGCTCCCAATCCGGCCGCCGCTGCCCCTCGTGCCAAGTCCAACGTCGGCTACCAGGCTGAGATGGTGCGCATGCTCCGTGAGGTCAACGTCGATGCCAACAACGCCGGTTGGTACACTAGCGCCAACATGGGAAACTTTGTCAACATGAACGTGATTGAGAACCAGTTCTTCTACCAGAAGGAACTCAACGAGCGGACGGTAGCCTTGGTGCACGATGTGTCCCGTAGCGCTCAGGGCAGTCTAAGCCTGCGTGCGTTCCGCCTCTCCGCCAAGTTCATGGAGGCTTTCAAGGACAACAAGTTCACTTCTGAGGAGTACGTGAAGaagctctctctctaccTTGCGGCGAACCATTTCGC TCTGCAAAAGTCTACCCTTCGCCACCAGGACATCTTTGAGGAGCTGCCCGTCCAAATTCACAACTCTCACCTGATCACTTCCTATATCCACCAGCTGCAGTCCCCCGCTGCGTCTGCCCCTACCGATCTGCCTGCCTCCCTCAGCGCTCTCGAGGCCGGCCCCTTCTCCAAGCACAACACCCTTACTCCCAACTTCGACAACTTGTCACTGAACGTTGACCCCTTCCTCGAGAAGAACTGCAACCTTCTGCTGGACAGCATCGAGTCGCACAATACCGAGGTCAACAACTACCAGTACTACCAGCGTGTGCTTGGTCGCGAGCAGCAAAAGATCAACAACTGGAAGCAGAAGCGTGCCCAGGAGAACGCCACCCGCGCCACGCTCAAGCAGCCTCTCCTCCCCGAGGATGAGTGGCAGCGTTTGTTCAAGCTCCCCGCTGAGCCCAGCCGGCTGGAGAGCATGCTCAACACTCGCCAGGTTGAGCAGTTCTCCCGCCAGGTTGACAGCTTTGTCTCCTCCACGACCGGCAAGATGTTCGCTGTGAAGGGAAACTTGCTGCCCGGTGAGACTGCTTAA
- a CDS encoding Casein kinase II subunit beta-2, giving the protein MGTMMEEFHSETDSDYTSYWRDWFVSSRGNEYFCEIDEDYLTDRFNLTGLNTEVSYYQYALDLVTDVFDLDADDDLREQIEKAARHLYGLVHARYIVTTRGLAKMVSWRAWTSEHLSPDHPELIPSQLDKYKKCDFGKCPRVLCEGHPLLPMGQHDLPNMSTVKLYCPKCEDIYNPKSSRHASIDGAYFGTSFHSILFQVYPALNPEKSLRRYEPRIYGFKVHAAAALARWQDSCREDLQERLGEFGMSHKFVEESDSEEENFEYGEENEPARTEKVAGDGASGRMDLGN; this is encoded by the exons ATGGGTACCATGATGGAGGAATTCCATAGCGAGACAGACAGCGATTACACAAGCTACTGGCGAGACTGG TTTGTCTCATCGCGAGGAAATGAATATTTCTGTGAAATCGACGAAGATTATTTGACCGACAGATTTAATCTGACTGGACTGAACACCGAAGTCTCCTATTACCAGTATGCACTAGACCTGGTCACCGACGTTTTCGACCTCGACGCCGACGATGACCTCCGCGAACAAATTGAGAAAGCAGCTCGCCACCTTTATGGGTTGGTTCATGCTCGTTATATTGTAACGACCCGTGGCTTGGCCAAAATGGTGAGTTGGAGAGCCTGGACATCTGAGCACCTCTCCCCGGATCACCCAGAGCTAATCCCGTCACAGCTGGACAAATACAAGAAATGCGACTTTGGGAAATGTCCTCGCGTGCTGTGCGAAGGACACCCTCTCCTGCCCATGGGCCAGCACGACTTACCGAACATGAGCACCGTCAAGCTTTATTGTCCCAAGTGCGAGGATATCTATAACCCTAAATCATCCCGCCACGCCTCAATTGACGGCGCCTACTTCGGCACCTCATTCCACTCCATCTTGTTTCAAGTCTACCCCGCCCTGAACCCGGAGAAGAGTCTGCGTCGCTATGAGCCACGGATCTACGGGTTCAAGGTTCACGCCGCTGCTGCGCTTGCTCGCTGGCAGGACAGCTGTCGGGAAGACTTGCAAGAGCGTCTTGGCGAATTCGGCATGAGTCACAAATTCGTTGAAGAGAGTGAcagtgaggaagagaatTTCGAATATGGGGAAGAGAACGAGCCCGCCAGGACTGAAAAGGTTGCTGGGGATGGGGCTTCGGGCCGGATGGACCTAGGCAACTGA